Genomic segment of Arachis stenosperma cultivar V10309 chromosome 4, arast.V10309.gnm1.PFL2, whole genome shotgun sequence:
AGCAGAGACGTTCGCATTTCGCGTGAGACAGGGTGAGAccggagagggagagagagcgAGCTTGAAGATATAGAAACCAAGCAGAGACGTCCAGGACGGTGACGAGATCAAGGCCAATGATGGCACCCTCTGTCGCTGCCGACGACGATGATCACATAGGCGGGCTTCACGACGAGCACAGAGACGGTGAGAAGGAGAAGAGATTCACGGCGGTTGGTGGGGCTTCGCGACGAGCACAGAGGAGGGGAGGAAGAAAAGAGTGGCTGCATCTCGGGGCTCACGGTGGCTGGTGGGGTTTCACGACGAGCCGACGGGATGGGGGCTGACGATGGCGACAGTGTTTGTTGTGCTAGGGTTAGGTAGTGAGGGAATTGGGAGGAAGGGAATTGGGTCTGGTGGGTTGCCGTGGCATTTAGTATAGCTagcctttcttttctttttttttttataagagaTAAAACGATGCCGTtttgctcttttactttcaaaCCAAAAACCGCTACTAAACCGGGCGGTTCATCCGGTTCACCGGTTAACCACCGGTTCGACCGGTTTTTTAAATTAACGGTTTTAACATTTGTCCGGATCGTTTTTATAGCGGCTCACAGTTCAACCGGTTCGACCCAACCAACCGGTTCTCATCCGAATTAACGGTTATCCACCGGTTTTATCTCCAACGGTTATTACAGGAGGATCGGACCGCATGCTTAACCGGTTCGCAGTTAAACCTGTTCGACCAGTCTGTTCAGGCCGATTGTCAGAACGATGAAAATTAGGGATTTTGCCAGTGAGAGTGAGCGAAAAGGGAGAGGGGCAGTTTACCCGTTATCGCTAACCGGTTtttatttgacaattattacACCTAGAAAGCATAAGCACGACTATTGGAAGAATGTATAAAATCTCATTAATatagtgaaaaagaaaagatacaaATACGGAACTGATTTTCTACCCAAAAACATTAAAGTTTATGGAGGTTGCTAACTATCACTATCTAACTCAGCCGTCGCTTCGGTACACATGTCGCCATCGTCCGAACCGATAGCTTCATTTTCTATAACGTTGTTGTCAATGTCCTTTTGCCAAGGACATGTTGTCTTCTTATGTCCTTCCATTTGACAAACACTACAACGTTGCCGCTTCTTCTTCTTAGATGGTTGTCCTGAGCCTCCAGTGGTTGGATGCACATACGGATTGCTACTTCTAGCTACACCTGAGTGAGGTTGATTATCTCCTTCATCTGCAGCCTTGTAAGATGAGTACAATCCCATAATTAAATCACGTGTCTCTTCATATCTCTCTGGTACTTTAGCAGCAACAGCAGCCAGTTGTTTAGAAAATTCCACCAAAGCACTTTGACGACTAATAACAACAGCATCCCTGGTGAACCCACTTGGATCATTGAGTGCTGATTTAACCTTTTTTGTCCATCTATCCAATACCAATGACCGGGGAATCTCACGGATGTCTCTGTCAACCATTACTTTCACAATATGTTCGCAGGGAATACCAAATGACTCCATTCGTAAATTGGTACACATGAAGATCATTTCTTCTTGACGAAAATCAACGGTCCACGTAAAATCGGGCCTCCCATGCTTACACACAATGTACTTTATGCAATCATCGGTATTATCTATGTTAAGAACCCGCATTGATCCAGCTCTGGAGAGAAATggccgaaagaaaagaaatatctCATGAGTGTATAACTCAGCAGCATATCTCTCTAGCAGCTCTATACAAGTTTGCATGACGGGCACCCCACGTGTAGATTCATAATCAGCATTAAATTCGTTAAAGCGCATGTGTGCTACACACCTTTGAAAATGCTCTACAAAACTTGTCAAATCATACCGCAATCCCACATACCTTCCCACTACTGAGTGTAAACCTTCACATCTTGATGTAGTTCTAAAGCCAGCAAAGAATTTTTCTCTTAGATATGCAATAGCCCACATATGCTTCTCTTTGTACATGTTGATCACCCACGGCTTATCCTCAATGCCAAATTCTTCAATAAGCTGAACCCACTTACGCTTAAACACAGGAATCTCGTAGTCTCCTGTCatgatttttctaaatttaGATGTAAACGATGGATTTCCAACATTGCTAGTTGCATTTCGAATAAGGTGCCAAGCGCATAATCTGTGTTTGACTTCGGGAAATACATCTCTCACTGCATTCCTAATCGCCATGGCCCCATCAGTTATGATTGAGGTCGGGGTCTTGCCCCTCATTGCAAACATGAGCTGACGCAGGAGCCAAATATATGTATTAATAGTTTCGTTCGCAATTAACGCAGCAGCAAAAACAATTGTTTGGTTGTGGTGGTTAACCCCGCTGAATATTACTAATGGACAATTATACTTGTTCTTCTTGTACGTAGCATCAAAAGCAATAACATCCCCGAAGAGTCGGTAGTCTAGTTGGCTAATCCCATTAGACCAGAACAAATTACGTAACAAACCTCTTGAATCGTGACATGCCTTGAAATATAATTGTGGATCCTTCAACCGCATATCCTCCAACTTCTTCAACACTCGTGCTGCATCACCAGGAATTTGATGCCTTTGCCGAACAATCTCATTGTACATATCTCTGGGACCATAGCCAACAAATTCGTACCCGCCTACTTGACTAGCTAGAAGACCAAATATCTGTGAGGTGTTGATCCCTGACTTTAGCATGTTCATCATTTGCATAATATCTTCCTCTGACATTTTTCTGTGGGCAGGCAACATAGCACTGAATTGTGTATCCAATAGATCATGGTTGTGTTCGTCAGAGAAATAAAAGATATGCCACCTTCCACTTTCTGGTACAAATTTAACATCCATTCGGGGTTCACATCCAGTTCTTGTTTCCAATCTAGGctccttcttccttttttcCATCGTGTAATATTTCTCCATCCTGAATCCTTGCCTATGGCATACAAACATTTGTCTGTAAATCTCGCCACTACTATTCTTGAAGGTCTTGCTCTTCCTTGCACTAAAGCCCTTCGACTTTAAGTACttcatataaaaatcaaatgCAAGATGCAAAGTAGAAAAGTGGTATTTGCCAATTTTCTCCGCAACATTCTCACTAAATTTCAAAGATGTAATGTCTTGCACGGAGTCAACCGCATAAGCGGCTTCAAGGATATAATCTGACATATCAGATTCAGAAAAAAATGCTCCCTCGGTAAATTCATCTCTGAAATCTTGTTCGAATTCATTCTGTTCATCCATCATATCTTGGTCACTTACTAGCTCTTCTTGTTGGTTAAAGTCATCGTCCTCCTGGTATTGCTCATTCATCTCAGTGTCTGTAAATATACCTGACATCTTAAAAATgttcaatgaaaaaaattatttaatacaCACAAAGTCATATATTTCTATTTGTggtaaaagttaaaaattaaaagtaaataatatttaaacttttttgtttaacaaaattaaaataaagtacaaaaataagaaaaaatgtGTATAGGAGTACATTCATtatgttataattttaataattaatgtaaattttaaaaaattggataaatttatatttcttgtgaTTACAATCAAAAGTGAATTATATGTATTCTTATAATCAAGAAATATACTTAACTTCTTTTATAATAAGTAAGTCTgtcaataatttaatttattaaaaaaatctaatttttttatttatcctacaaaataaaatttcatattaatagttttgaataagataattaaaataaaacttaaaaataaagcttgaataaaaaaaatacaaagtttttaatctaaaaatataaaatagttaaaaaatagaatacttatttaaatatgatttttcaaGACACTCTATAACCTAGatgaataaatattatttttaaaatgaatcaTGATATATTGATACAAAACTTAttgtatgtatttttttttaaattaataaacctctctcattaataataatattggaACCTAAATTTGATCGCTAATTGATATTATATATTGTGTAGGTACTTAGAGTATATTAGAAAAGTACGTTAATAATTTGAAGAGAAAAATTATTagtgtaaatttattttttttttaaaattaatcctTATTGAactattctatttttattcctTCTAAAcatatcttaataaaaatatttgtaacaaTAATTTACATCCAATAAGAATATCTTAACGAGCAGTTACATCATTCTGTCATGGGTTAAAATAGGggtaaaataggaaaaaaataatCGACACCTAACTCTCTGTATTCCTAATATAAATTGTTATAGATAAGTATAGTTTCTTAAAATTTTGGGGTGTCCCGGCCACTACTCACCCCCTCTAGGTCCGTCGCTGATtgctaactaattaattaataataaaaaataataacatctATTTACTTTTTAGTATTTCTCAATTTCTATGCattaataaaagatatttttaaattatttttcttacaCAATCAATTTCACGAATAAAGTATCGAACAGAATAATTGCAAAATTAGAGATTCTATTCACTGACCTCGATTTTGTAATCAAAACGATGGTTTATTTTTTGAACACTACAATGAAAAACTTGATTGGACCTTTGCTGATGCTGCAACGGTGATTAACGATGAAAAAATAGTGGATATTAAATAGAcggatgaaaattaaaaaaaaaattggatattgAGTAGATGGATGTTCCaaagaaaaacaattaaattttttataatcaaagaAAATGATACACGATTTCAATGGTGGGATTGAATAATTAGTGATGGATTATTCACCAATTTATAATGTTaatattaaggaaaagataagattagtttatctacataaaaataaaacagaaaaaattgaagatagaattttaaagataatttcTAAAAAGATAACAAGATTGAAATAGTCGCAGATCacatttcaatcgattgggtaccattaccaatcgattgaaattggcaaaacattcaacttcatcaccttccaatcgattggattacattaccaatcgattgaatttggctaaaaCTTCAATGTCATCACTTTCCAATCGATTGTATTTGGCAAATCCATGTTGTTTTTGTGaactcaatcgattgagtaacaacaacaatcgattgttttgaggcattcattcgattggaaagtataaacaatcgattggtttAAGTTTTTTACCATTCTACCTTACAACTTTCAATCTATTGTTTTGTGATATAGtgtaaaccaatcgattgagttatcattcaatcgattgttttgaaaaaccaatcgattgaatttcaagAAAACACGATTTGGAAGCCATGGACGAACGTAACGAGatcaaagttaattttttaatcaattggaattattaggatgaatggaggatataattggttgttatttttgtatttgattgttaataaatataatagataattgataaaataataatttataaaataaaaaactatttttataattaaataaaatatatggggttaatttgtaattaaaattagttcaagAACTACATAGCAATTgataaaaaaactctaaaaacatgttttctactTGGACCACTAAGTGGTCCAAAGGTTCCTGGACCACCGAATTCCGTACCTACAATGTTCTAATGTTTTGAAAATGCTATAAATAGGTCTATTGAAGTCATTATTTCATACATAACGCTTTTTTGAAGATTTCGTAAGTTCATATATCAATTTTCATACAATTTTAAAGTGTTTTATACACAATTTGAAAGATATATAAATTTGTGTTCATTAGAGTTtgatttgtatttatttattctttttgaGAGCCTTCAATTTCTGTTTTCTTAAGTTACGAAATGAGAGTTTTGTAACTCTTCTTgttaagtgatttggaatgtaATTTTCCAAAGTTTGTGAGACTTGTTTATACACTGTATTCATTGAGGATATCAAAAAGGTATATTGAGCACTCAAGAAAATTTTTAGAGAAGGTGTCTCTAAATGGAGTGACTTAATATACAAGTGATGATCATATCCCGTGAGTTGTATATTAAGTGCTCGTTATTATAGCGGTTTGTCAAGCACCTCAGAAGCTTGGTGGTATAATAAAAATTTCTGACACCTTGGTGGGAGTAGGGATGGCAGTGGAGCGGgtagaagtggatttttgcccTACCCGACTCCACCCCGCCTTCCTTACACTCACTGCTACCGGCCCCATCCTTACTTGCGGGTAGTAGGCTGTTCTACCTTAACCTGCTCGGGCGGATACTGCtcctataaaaattaaataatattttaatttttacatattcaaaattaagataaaaactTAAAAGTCATAcctaaattaaaatacaaacataAGATTCATACAACAtcaaataatttgaaattaaaaaaaattaatatttgatCACTATAAATTTAACACTATAATAAAGAAATTATATCATTAAATATATAAGAGTCTTCAAATCTTCAATCTTTATTCTTGATCACTTTTCACATCTTTATCATCattgaaattttaaaagttaagaTTTAAACCTAAAAACTAAAAgagataataattaattagtattatgtaaaaaattaatataaataaatattaaataatatatcatTTTATTTTCGAAAGTTATTCACAACTAATTTTGTTACacatcaaaattttaattatatattttttaaacttttcgTAATACAGAAAAATTACACGACCACTTATACTAAAaggaaatttaaaaataattgtagACACTCGAATAACATATATATCTTTAGACATCTTAGACCATTTTTTATCTTTAGAATTTAATGATAAGCTTAAATGCTTCATAATGGATGTAACCTTTTATATTACATATAGTTCtgaaaaataagaaggaaaTTGAATAATGCTATATATCATATATGTCAGAGATTTTTTACATGTATGTATAACGTGTCTATGCAATACCATATGATATATATCTATATGAATGAAACACCAAGTTTAATTTAAGCATTAGAAATATATTTATGAATATTTGTATCTGCAAGCTAAGCATATGCAAGGAATAAATATTATGTGGTTCTGTTCATAATAGATTTCATGACATGTAGCAAAGTTCACTCATCAGCTATATATCAGCAATGGTAGGTGGAAACAAACCCAATATATAGAAACCAAATTCAATGCAAGTCACTTTAATATTCTTACTCCCATCAAACATCATCATCTTCAACGAATATGAACCTTACAAACCAAATCAAAATAACACGCTAATAACTGCAACATGCCCTTTGGCTATTATAAATCTAAAATCTAAGTCTCTTTCAGTTAAACAATAGCAAGTTTCATTCAGAATTAGAAGTCTAGTATTACTTTAAAGTTTAAACTTCAATTTCATTAACATTAAAAGCAACATTATTGTTTTAGGTGTCTTTTCTAACATTattagttataaaattattttaaaaaaccCATAT
This window contains:
- the LOC130974786 gene encoding protein FAR1-RELATED SEQUENCE 5-like; translation: MSGIFTDTEMNEQYQEDDDFNQQEELVSDQDMMDEQNEFEQDFRDEFTEGAFFSESDMSDYILEAAYAVDSVQDITSLKFSENVAEKIGKYHFSTLHLAFDFYMKYLKSKGFSARKSKTFKNSSGEIYRQMFVCHRQGFRMEKYYTMEKRKKEPRLETRTGCEPRMDVKFVPESGRWHIFYFSDEHNHDLLDTQFSAMLPAHRKMSEEDIMQMMNMLKSGINTSQIFGLLASQVGGYEFVGYGPRDMYNEIVRQRHQIPGDAARVLKKLEDMRLKDPQLYFKACHDSRGLLRNLFWSNGISQLDYRLFGDVIAFDATYKKNKYNCPLVIFSGVNHHNQTIVFAAALIANETINTYIWLLRQLMFAMRGKTPTSIITDGAMAIRNAVRDVFPEVKHRLCAWHLIRNATSNVGNPSFTSKFRKIMTGDYEIPVFKRKWVQLIEEFGIEDKPWVINMYKEKHMWAIAYLREKFFAGFRTTSRCEGLHSVVGRYVGLRYDLTSFVEHFQRCVAHMRFNEFNADYESTRGVPVMQTCIELLERYAAELYTHEIFLFFRPFLSRAGSMRVLNIDNTDDCIKYIVCKHGRPDFTWTVDFRQEEMIFMCTNLRMESFGIPCEHIVKVMVDRDIREIPRSLVLDRWTKKVKSALNDPSGFTRDAVVISRQSALVEFSKQLAAVAAKVPERYEETRDLIMGLYSSYKAADEGDNQPHSGVARSSNPYVHPTTGGSGQPSKKKKRQRCSVCQMEGHKKTTCPWQKDIDNNVIENEAIGSDDGDMCTEATAELDSDS